The genomic segment GTCTGCCGTGCAATGCGCCGGAGCGGCGAGTTGTCGGGTGACATGGCAGTCCGCGGCGATGGCGCAGACGGGTGCCGCGAAGCCGCGTTGGCCGCAAACGTCACGCGTCGCAGGTGCAGACGAGGCGGCATCCACCGTGCGATCGTCATGACGGCTTACGGTGGTGCGCGTCAGCGCTCCTTTCTGCTAAGCTGAAAAAAAGAGTGGCGGCGTCGGCGGGAATCGTGCCGGCGATGCCGCGGCGAGAAGTCTTCTGATCGATACCGATGTTCGACAATCTGAGAAAGTATGCCGCCGCCTACCTGGTGGCGGCCGGTGGGCTTCTTCTGACCTGTTTCTCGTCGTGGAACGTCCGCCAGGAACTGCAGACCAGCCACTTCAAGGAGTTCGAATGGGCAGCAGGCGACCGCATCCAGTCGGTGCGGGCGGTCACCGAACAGGGACTCGATGCGCTGCTCGAGATTCGCGGGCTGTTCCACGCGGCGCAGGGAATCGACGAAAGGGAGTTCCTGCTGTTCACCGACTCCGTGCTCAAGCGGCATTCGTACATCGAGGGACTCATCTGGGCGCCCTTGCTGACCTCGTCGCGGCGGGTGGTTCCGGGAACGCCAGCGGGCGCGCCGCCGGCACGCCGTGCGCGCGGTGTGGCGGCTGCCGTTCCCGGCGAGGAGCCGCGGGTGCCGGTTCTCCTGACGGCGTCGCGCGGGGCGGCGATTGCCATGCCGGGAGTCGATCTCAACGCCACCGATGAACTGTCCGAGCTGTTTCGGCGGGCGAGGGCGAGTGGCAAGGTGGCGGTCAGTGGACGCATGGCGCTGGATCGCGGTGGCGGCAAGGTGGCGCACGTCATCTATGCCGCGCTGCCCGTGCATGCACCGGGTCAGCCGCGGCGCGCTGCCAACGCCGAGCCCGCCGACCCGTTGGGTTTCGTCGTCGGCGTCTACGACATCGAGGAACTGGTGCATGTGGCCATCAGCCTGCTCGAGCCGCGCGGCGTCGAGGTACTGGTTGTCGACGCATCAGCGGAAGGCGAAGCACAGTTCCTCCATTTCTATGCCAGCCGGCTCGAGCCACGCGCCGTTGCCGCCGCCAGCGGGCTGCTGCCGGAAGCCGATGAGGGGCAGCCACGGATGGTGGTGACGATTCCGGTGGGGGACCGGCAGTGGACGGTGACCTGTGTCGCCACGCACACCTTCCGGAGTGCCGAGGCCTTCACCAAGGCGCACTGGTCAGTGCTGCTCGGAGGTCTCGTGTGTACCGCGCTCCTCAGCCTGTATCTGGTACGCAGCCGGCGCGAAATGGACAGTCGAATCCTGCTGACGCAAACGCTCTACGAACGCGAGGAACTCTTCCGCCAACTGGCGGAGACGGTCGATGTCGTTTTCTGGGCGATCAGCCCCGACGCCGCGCGGCTTGAGTACATCGGCCCGGCGTTCAGGAGCATCGCCGGACAGCAGACTGGCCTCGACGAGCGGACGCCGGCCGTGCTGTTCGATGTCTTCGCGGCAGACGATCGCGCCAGACTCGTCGCTGCGGTCGATCAGCTGCGGCGCGAAGGAGGGCACTTCAGCATCGTGCTGCCGCTCGCCGCCGGCGATCAGACGTCGCGCTGGCTGCGGGTCTGCGGCTTTCCGGTGCACGAGCGCGGCGTCGAGCTCGTCCGTATCGTCGGCTTTCTCGAGGACATCACCGAGCACAAGCTGGCCGAGGATGCCCTGCGCGACTCGGAGGCGAGGTTGCGCACGCTCTTCAACCACTCGCCCGACCTCATCTTCACCGTCGATGGCGCGGCCAACATCCTGCTCAGCAACCGCCCCTGGCCACATCCGGCGGGTGCTGCGGGTGAGAAGCGCTCATCGCTGATCCTGCCGGCCGAAGTGCGTCCGGACTATCTGCAGAGACTGCGGCGGGTCTTCGCCAGCGGGCGGATCGAACATCTGCAGTATCGCGCCACGGGCGACACCTGGTGGGAGGTGCGGATGGTCCCGATCAGCACGGCGACGACGGTGAAGGCGGCGATGGTGGTGATCAGCGACATCACCGAGAACCGCAAGCTGCAGTGGCAGGCGATTCGCAGTTCCCGGCTCGCTTCGCTGGGCGTGCTGTCGGCCGGCATCGCGCACGAGATCAACAACCCCAACCATGCCATTCTGGCGAACGCCGGCGTACTGGCGCGGATCTGGAACGACGCCTTGCCGATTCTCGACGAGTACGAGCAGGAGCAGGGGGACTTCGTACTCGGCGGGTTGGCCTTCCCGCAGGCACGCCAGACGATCGTCCGCGGCATGAGTGACATCGCCGGGAACGCCAAGCGGATCCAGAAGATCGTCGACAACCTCAAGCATCTCGGCAAGCAGGATCGCGGCCACATGGACGAGCCGGCGGACATCGGCCGGATCCTGCACGCCGTCGCGACGCTGCTCGACACCCGGATCAGGAAATGCACCGACCGCTTCGCGCTCGACCTGCCGGATTCGCTGCCGCTGGTGCGGGGCAACGTGCAGCAACTCGAACAGGTGTTCATCAACATCATCGTCAACGCGCTCGAGTCGCTGCCGGAGCGCAGCCGTTCGGTCCGCGTCTCGGCGCAGGCGATCCCGGCGGAAGGCCGGCTGATCGTCGAGGTGGCGGACCAGGGAAAGGGAATTCCCGAGGACGTGATGGCGCAGCTCGGCGAGCCGTTCTTCACCACCAAGGCGGAGAGTGGTGGCACCGGGCTCGGACTTTCGATCTCGTCGTCGATCGTCGACAGGCACGGTGGGATGATGCGCTTCGAATCCAACGCCGACCTCGGAACGACGGTCCGCGTCGATCTGCCGATTGCCACGGAGGAGTGAATGAAGGAGAAGCCGTTTTCCAGCCTGCCGGTCTTTCTCGTCGATGACGAGGAGTCGGTCCTGCACGCGACCGCCACCGTCCTGCGCAGTGCCGGCGTCCCCCGGATCGAGATGGTCGCCGACAGCCGGGCCCTGTTGCCGGCTCTCGAGGCGCAACCGGCGAGCGCGCTGTTGCTCGATCTCTCGATGCCGCATGTCAGTGGCAGCAAGCTGCTGCCGGACATCGTCCACCTCTACCCCGAGGTCCCGGTGATCGTCATGACCGCCGCGCAGGATGTCGAGACTGCGGTCAGCAGCATGAAGGAGGGCGCGTTCGACTATCTCGTCAAGCCGGTCGAGGAAAGCCGCCTGGTGGCGAGCGTGCGGCATGCGCTGGAAGTGCACTCGTTGCGGCGGCAGATGGGGGTTCTCAAGCGCTATCTGCTGTCGGATTGCCTGCAGGACAACGAGGCTTTCACCGGCATCGTCACCAACAGCCGCAAGATGCGGGCGCTCTTCCAGTACCTCGAGGCGGTGGCCGGTACCGCTGAGCCCGTGCTGATCTGCGGCGAGACCGGCGCCGGCAAGGAGATGTTCGCGCATGCCCTGCACAAGCTCAGCGGTCTTGGCGGCCAGTTCGTGCAGGTCAACGTCGCCGGTCTCGACGACACCCTCTTCTCGGACACCCTGTTCGGTCACAGGAAGGGCGCCTTCACCGGCGCCGACCAGTCGCGCGCTGGACTCATCGCCCAGGCCGCTGGTGGTACGCTGTTCCTCGACGA from the Accumulibacter sp. genome contains:
- a CDS encoding sigma-54-dependent transcriptional regulator, which translates into the protein MKEKPFSSLPVFLVDDEESVLHATATVLRSAGVPRIEMVADSRALLPALEAQPASALLLDLSMPHVSGSKLLPDIVHLYPEVPVIVMTAAQDVETAVSSMKEGAFDYLVKPVEESRLVASVRHALEVHSLRRQMGVLKRYLLSDCLQDNEAFTGIVTNSRKMRALFQYLEAVAGTAEPVLICGETGAGKEMFAHALHKLSGLGGQFVQVNVAGLDDTLFSDTLFGHRKGAFTGADQSRAGLIAQAAGGTLFLDEIGDLSMASQVKLLRLLQEHMYFPLGSDVARPSDARVVCATNCNLAQMMRQNRFRSDLFFRLSVHQIEVPPLRQRKEDIPLLLQHFLDEAAALIRKPAPEPSNELITLLSNHHFPGNVRELRAMVFNAMALHRGGSILAMDSFRQAIQKQQKAGAEPAASDEESEMPILIPGRFPTLDEVEEALVAEALKRAKGNQGVAATLLGLSRPALNRRLARRATRAAP
- a CDS encoding ATP-binding protein, whose translation is MFDNLRKYAAAYLVAAGGLLLTCFSSWNVRQELQTSHFKEFEWAAGDRIQSVRAVTEQGLDALLEIRGLFHAAQGIDEREFLLFTDSVLKRHSYIEGLIWAPLLTSSRRVVPGTPAGAPPARRARGVAAAVPGEEPRVPVLLTASRGAAIAMPGVDLNATDELSELFRRARASGKVAVSGRMALDRGGGKVAHVIYAALPVHAPGQPRRAANAEPADPLGFVVGVYDIEELVHVAISLLEPRGVEVLVVDASAEGEAQFLHFYASRLEPRAVAAASGLLPEADEGQPRMVVTIPVGDRQWTVTCVATHTFRSAEAFTKAHWSVLLGGLVCTALLSLYLVRSRREMDSRILLTQTLYEREELFRQLAETVDVVFWAISPDAARLEYIGPAFRSIAGQQTGLDERTPAVLFDVFAADDRARLVAAVDQLRREGGHFSIVLPLAAGDQTSRWLRVCGFPVHERGVELVRIVGFLEDITEHKLAEDALRDSEARLRTLFNHSPDLIFTVDGAANILLSNRPWPHPAGAAGEKRSSLILPAEVRPDYLQRLRRVFASGRIEHLQYRATGDTWWEVRMVPISTATTVKAAMVVISDITENRKLQWQAIRSSRLASLGVLSAGIAHEINNPNHAILANAGVLARIWNDALPILDEYEQEQGDFVLGGLAFPQARQTIVRGMSDIAGNAKRIQKIVDNLKHLGKQDRGHMDEPADIGRILHAVATLLDTRIRKCTDRFALDLPDSLPLVRGNVQQLEQVFINIIVNALESLPERSRSVRVSAQAIPAEGRLIVEVADQGKGIPEDVMAQLGEPFFTTKAESGGTGLGLSISSSIVDRHGGMMRFESNADLGTTVRVDLPIATEE